The following coding sequences are from one Manis pentadactyla isolate mManPen7 chromosome 13, mManPen7.hap1, whole genome shotgun sequence window:
- the LOC130680223 gene encoding LOW QUALITY PROTEIN: olfactory receptor 2G3 (The sequence of the model RefSeq protein was modified relative to this genomic sequence to represent the inferred CDS: inserted 6 bases in 5 codons; deleted 2 bases in 1 codon; substituted 4 bases at 4 genomic stop codons), whose protein sequence is MVAALGPGAVGRVGVQRSTMQGRDTSEGLESLELTTTEAQSVGLREGPENWGGLPLPVRHQSFPSPAQEDPVVTTDMLVEKGHGERGAAHSPSLKPKSSPGRRLILGKDKAECGMRTRGVEVTHESTGGDFTSVGFFEQPEVELILFLFVLTFCTITLVXNVAIILFSILDACLHTPMYLFFRNLSXSTCFTTSIVPQILANMWGSNKEFSYAGCLVXYXVALALGSTKCVVFAVMAVDLYLXVWWPLCYASIMHYRLCHLLAAASWSSGFASSFLYASVSMVLFXYGNQHMDHFFCELLFIVKLSCVATGXTESRMFIIWLVILGMPVFIILTSYMCIFRAVVKTCSAEERKKAFGTWASHLIVISVYYGAIMFFYLXPKDNYSQDQSKALAVLYMILAPTLNPLIYMLRNKDVKKXRRMMGKEQVGEVKNWKSGEASTGDTAWGCTCFIS, encoded by the exons ATGGTAGCTGCTTTGGGGCCTGGTGCAGTGGGCAGGGTGGGTGTCCAGAGGAGCACAATGCAGGGCCGAGACACCAGCGAGGGGCTGGAGAGTTTAGAGTTGACTaccacagaagcccaatcagttgggctgagggagggcccaGAAAACTGGGGAGGCCTCCCTCTACCTGTCAGGCATCAAAGTTTCCCTTCACCTGCCCAG GAGGACCCTGTGGTCACCACTGACATGCTGGTGGAGAAGGGGCATGGAGAGAGGGGAGCTGCTCACAGCCCCTCCCTCAAGCCCAAAAGTTCACCTGGAAGGAGGCTTATCTTGGGAAAGGACAAGGCTGAATGTGGAATGAGGACCCGAG GGGTGGAAGTGACCCACGAGAGCACAGGCGGGGATTTCACCTCTGTGGGCTTTTTTGAGCAGCCTGAGGTGGAGCTGATACTCTTCCTCTTTGTCCTGACATTCTGCACCATAACCCTTGT TAATGTGGCCATCATCCTATTCTCTATTCTAGATGCTTGCCTCCACACACCCATGTATTTATTCTTCAGAAACCTTT GCTCAACCTGCTTCACCACCAGTATTGTTCCCCAGATCCTGGCGAACATGTGGGGCAGCAACAAGGAGTTCAGCTACGCTGGCTGCTTGG CATACTGAGTGGCCTTGGCACTTGGCTCCACCAAGTGTGTGGTCTTTGCAGTGATGGCAGTTGACCTCTATT TGGTTTGGTGGCCTCTGTGCTATGCCTCCATCATGCATTACAGGCTTTGCCACCTCCTGGCAGCAGCTTCCTGGTCCTCTGGATTTGCCAGTTCCTTTCTATATGCCTCAGTGTCAATGGTGCTGTTTTGATATGGAAACCAGCATATGGACCATTTCTTCTGTGAACTCTTGTTCATTGTCAAACTCTCCTGTGTGGCTACTGGCTGAACAGAGTCCAGAATGTTTATTATCTGGCTAGTAATCCTAGGCATGCCTGTCTTCATCATCCTGACCTCTTATATGTGCATTTTCAGGGCAGTAGTAAAAACGTGCTcagcagaggaaaggaaaaaggccTTTGGGACCTGGGCCTCCCACCTA ATAGTGATCTCAGTCTACTATGGGGCCATTATGTTTTTCTATCTGTAGCCAAAGGACAACTACTCCCAGGACCAGAGCAAAGCACTCGCAGTGCTCTACATGATCCTTGCACCCACCCTCAACCCTCTTATCTACATGCTTAGgaacaaggatgtgaaga tcagGAGAATGATGGGGAAGGAGCAGGTGGGGGAGGTAAAGAACTGGAAAAGTGGTGAGGCAAGTACAGGAGACACAGCTTGGGGATGTACCTGtttcatatcttga